A region of Desulfobacterales bacterium DNA encodes the following proteins:
- the dnaG gene encoding DNA primase encodes MRSSPAQQDAVRQVKEAAQIVDIIGEVVELKRAGANLKGLCPFHAEKTPSFMVSPARQSFHCFGCNEGGDVFSFLMQYHRMTFPEALKTLAERYQITLPEREYSPADQARARKREILYQANERAASIYQEFLRSDPAAEPARAYLEKRGIPGEIIDSFRLGYAPPGWDFLSKKIVSSGFAPELAEEAGLIVRKPQGGAYDRFRDRVLFPISDLTGRVVGFGGRILGPGNPKYLNSPETLIYDKGRTLFGLFQHKEQIRRTRRCLIVEGNFDLLALAAHGVEYVVAPLGTALTRAQIRILKGFADELILLFDGDSAGVKAALRAAPLFLAEQVTARIAMLPAEHDPDTFVRAHGREYLENFLNQAQGLLEFVFGRLVEKHGQDLEGKFRVLAELRPLLEATADNPLQRSVLVSHFSDKLKLDPEQVERGFRAAARAETRGPARPPAEKGAEGPMTLSRVQRQMLEFLVLYPCFLPRFLEQGLEEILAEPGARTLLAALQELVAAAPDPNPEQLLDVLPAGPERAFVTSLFTSGRVYSDPEEDDDGKAMAEDHLRWLRRIGLEREIRSLSEATEEARKAGDQELILQLSARKVELNQALEKNVVSD; translated from the coding sequence ATGCGCTCAAGTCCGGCCCAGCAAGATGCGGTCCGCCAGGTCAAGGAAGCGGCCCAGATCGTCGATATTATCGGCGAGGTGGTGGAGCTGAAGCGGGCCGGCGCCAACCTCAAGGGCCTCTGTCCCTTTCACGCTGAAAAGACCCCCTCTTTCATGGTCAGCCCGGCCCGGCAGTCCTTTCACTGTTTCGGCTGCAACGAGGGCGGCGATGTATTCTCCTTCCTGATGCAGTATCACCGGATGACCTTTCCCGAGGCCCTCAAAACCCTGGCCGAGCGCTACCAGATCACCCTGCCGGAGCGGGAGTATTCGCCGGCTGACCAGGCCCGGGCCCGGAAACGGGAGATTCTCTACCAGGCCAACGAACGGGCCGCCTCGATCTATCAGGAGTTTCTCCGCTCGGACCCGGCCGCCGAACCGGCCCGTGCCTATCTCGAAAAACGGGGCATCCCCGGGGAGATCATCGACTCCTTCCGGCTCGGTTATGCCCCGCCGGGCTGGGATTTCCTGAGCAAAAAGATCGTTTCTTCCGGGTTTGCGCCGGAGCTGGCCGAGGAGGCGGGCCTGATCGTGCGCAAGCCCCAGGGCGGGGCCTATGACCGTTTCCGCGACCGGGTGCTCTTCCCGATCAGCGATCTCACCGGCCGGGTGGTGGGGTTCGGCGGCCGGATTCTCGGGCCGGGGAACCCCAAATACCTCAACTCCCCGGAAACCCTGATCTATGACAAGGGCCGGACCCTGTTCGGGCTGTTTCAGCATAAGGAGCAGATCCGCCGGACCCGGCGCTGTCTGATCGTGGAGGGCAATTTCGACCTGCTTGCCCTGGCGGCCCATGGGGTGGAATATGTGGTCGCCCCGCTGGGCACGGCCCTGACCCGAGCCCAGATCCGGATACTCAAGGGATTTGCCGATGAGCTGATCCTGCTCTTTGACGGCGACAGCGCCGGGGTCAAGGCCGCCCTGCGCGCGGCCCCGCTTTTCCTGGCCGAGCAGGTCACGGCCAGGATCGCGATGCTGCCCGCTGAACATGATCCCGACACCTTTGTCCGGGCCCATGGCCGGGAATACCTGGAGAATTTTCTCAACCAGGCCCAGGGACTCCTGGAATTCGTCTTTGGCCGGCTGGTGGAAAAACATGGCCAAGATCTGGAAGGCAAGTTCCGGGTCCTGGCCGAGCTGCGGCCGTTGCTGGAGGCAACGGCCGATAATCCGCTCCAGCGTTCGGTGCTGGTTTCCCATTTCAGCGACAAGCTTAAGCTTGATCCGGAGCAGGTGGAGCGCGGCTTCCGGGCCGCGGCCCGGGCCGAGACCCGGGGACCGGCCCGGCCGCCGGCTGAAAAGGGGGCTGAAGGACCCATGACCCTCTCCCGGGTCCAGCGGCAGATGCTCGAATTTCTGGTTCTCTACCCCTGCTTTCTGCCCCGGTTCCTTGAGCAGGGCCTGGAAGAGATCCTGGCCGAGCCGGGCGCGCGAACCCTGCTCGCCGCTTTGCAGGAGCTGGTTGCCGCGGCTCCGGACCCGAATCCGGAACAGCTCCTCGACGTGCTGCCCGCCGGTCCGGAGCGGGCCTTTGTCACTTCCTTGTTTACCTCGGGCCGGGTTTATAGTGATCCTGAAGAAGATGATGATGGAAAAGCGATGGCAGAGGATCATCTCAGATGGCTCAGAAGGATCGGTCTGGAAAGGGAAATCCGTTCTCTTTCCGAGGCGACTGAAGAAGCCAGGAAGGCCGGTGACCAGGAGCTTATTCTACAGCTCTCCGCCAGAAAGGTCGAGTTGAACCAGGCCCTGGAGAAGAATGTTGTCAGCGATTGA
- a CDS encoding calcium/sodium antiporter: MNPAAANVPVLLALLALAGGLVMLVGGGELLVGGAVRLARRLGLSTLAIGLTVVAFGTSTPELFVSLSSLFANHPDIMLGNVVGSNIANIGLILGIAALMAPLEAMAAGRVKVELFLLLSSSLLLVLTAWLGIFPRGLGLGFIAALVLYTRYSYRKAAASRNNNGDIPADCGSLTANSLKIIAGLLFLALGSHLFIKGAVDIAHYFRVSELVIGLTLAAVGTSLPELASTIAAIRHRQSRLLIGNIIGSNMFNLLMVLGTAAALRPFSPGPELLRRDLPVMILFTVALLPMLSGRHAIGRGIGLLLLTAYGSYIMLLGW, encoded by the coding sequence ATGAACCCGGCTGCTGCCAACGTTCCTGTTCTGCTCGCCCTCCTGGCCCTGGCCGGCGGCCTGGTGATGCTGGTCGGCGGCGGCGAACTCCTGGTCGGCGGAGCAGTCCGGCTTGCCAGGCGTCTGGGTCTCAGCACCCTGGCCATCGGCCTGACCGTGGTCGCCTTCGGCACCTCGACCCCGGAGCTGTTTGTCAGCCTGTCATCGTTATTCGCCAACCATCCGGACATCATGCTCGGCAATGTGGTGGGCAGCAATATCGCCAATATCGGCCTGATCCTCGGGATTGCCGCGCTGATGGCCCCGCTGGAGGCCATGGCCGCCGGCCGCGTCAAGGTCGAACTGTTTCTGCTCCTGAGTTCCAGCCTGCTGCTGGTCCTGACCGCCTGGCTGGGCATTTTTCCCCGGGGCCTGGGGCTGGGGTTCATCGCCGCCCTGGTGCTCTACACCCGCTATTCCTACCGCAAGGCCGCGGCCAGCCGCAACAACAACGGAGATATCCCGGCGGACTGCGGCTCCCTGACCGCCAACAGCCTCAAGATAATCGCCGGCCTCCTCTTTCTCGCCCTGGGCTCCCACCTCTTCATCAAGGGCGCCGTGGATATTGCCCACTATTTCAGGGTCAGTGAACTGGTGATCGGCCTGACCCTGGCCGCGGTGGGGACCTCCCTGCCGGAACTGGCCTCGACCATTGCCGCGATCCGCCACCGCCAGAGCCGGCTTTTAATCGGCAACATCATCGGCAGCAACATGTTCAACCTGCTGATGGTCCTGGGCACCGCCGCCGCACTCCGCCCCTTTTCCCCGGGGCCGGAGCTGCTCCGCCGCGACCTGCCGGTGATGATCCTGTTCACCGTGGCGCTCCTGCCCATGCTATCCGGCCGCCACGCCATCGGCCGCGGCATCGGCCTGCTGCTCCTGACCGCTTACGGATCCTACATAATGCTGCTCGGCTGGTAG
- a CDS encoding PilZ domain-containing protein, with protein METKKAFVRPDNTVTITCPQCQATRTVSLDRLPPGKHLVKIKCACATIFPVRLEFRKNFRKQTSLPGRYQLLTPATKDQPRPETTRGKTRYSAEQEAHSNGCTVKNLSMTGVGLLIPGNHGLKVGDILGLEFALDDRRGSEFNKKVVVRLVTDSFVGCQFIDTREYDKALGFYLR; from the coding sequence ATGGAAACCAAGAAGGCCTTTGTAAGGCCGGACAACACCGTGACCATCACCTGCCCCCAGTGCCAGGCCACCAGGACCGTGTCCCTGGACAGGCTCCCGCCGGGCAAGCACCTGGTCAAGATCAAGTGCGCCTGCGCCACGATCTTCCCGGTCCGGCTGGAGTTCCGCAAAAACTTTCGCAAACAGACCAGCCTGCCGGGCCGCTACCAGCTTCTGACCCCGGCCACCAAAGACCAGCCCCGCCCCGAGACGACCAGGGGCAAGACCCGTTACAGCGCGGAACAGGAAGCGCACAGCAACGGTTGCACGGTCAAGAACCTGTCCATGACCGGGGTCGGCCTGCTGATCCCGGGCAACCACGGTCTCAAGGTCGGCGATATCCTCGGGCTGGAATTCGCCCTGGACGACCGGCGCGGTTCGGAGTTCAACAAAAAGGTGGTGGTTCGGCTGGTCACCGACTCTTTTGTCGGCTGCCAGTTCATCGACACCCGGGAATATGACAAGGCCCTTGGTTTTTATCTGCGCTAG
- the lsrF gene encoding 3-hydroxy-5-phosphonooxypentane-2,4-dione thiolase, producing MPGVDKQGKDYCQEVPASCEGFFLKGSNSLDWGMKNRLARIFNPESGRTVMLAIDHGYFQGPTTGLERIDLKIMPIAPHADTLMLTRGILRSIVPPSYPRPIVLRASGGPSVLKELSNEQIAVAIEDAIRLNVAALAVQVFIGGEYETQTVHNMTRLVDMGSRYGIPILAVTAVGRDMARDARYFRLACRICAELGAHYVKTYYIPDGFDTVAASCPVPIVMAGGKKIPESDALTMAYNAVQEGAAGVDMGRNIFQSEDPVAMIQAVKKVVHEEMAPAEAYQLFLELKKKGQE from the coding sequence ATGCCTGGAGTGGATAAGCAAGGAAAGGATTATTGCCAGGAGGTGCCCGCCTCCTGTGAGGGATTTTTTCTCAAGGGCTCCAATTCCCTGGACTGGGGGATGAAGAACCGGCTGGCCCGGATTTTCAACCCCGAGAGCGGCCGGACGGTGATGCTGGCCATTGACCATGGTTATTTCCAGGGGCCCACCACCGGACTGGAGCGCATTGATCTCAAGATCATGCCCATTGCCCCCCATGCCGATACCCTGATGCTCACCCGGGGGATCCTCCGTTCCATTGTTCCGCCCTCCTATCCCCGGCCCATCGTCCTCAGGGCCAGCGGCGGACCCAGCGTTTTAAAGGAGTTGTCCAACGAGCAGATTGCCGTGGCCATTGAGGATGCGATCCGGCTCAACGTGGCCGCCCTGGCGGTCCAGGTCTTTATCGGCGGCGAGTATGAGACCCAGACGGTGCATAACATGACCAGGCTGGTGGATATGGGTTCCCGCTACGGGATTCCGATCCTGGCGGTGACCGCGGTGGGCCGGGACATGGCCCGGGATGCCCGCTACTTCCGGCTGGCCTGCCGGATCTGCGCCGAACTGGGCGCCCATTACGTCAAGACCTACTATATCCCGGACGGTTTTGACACCGTGGCCGCCAGTTGCCCGGTGCCCATCGTCATGGCCGGCGGCAAGAAGATTCCGGAGTCCGACGCCCTGACCATGGCCTATAATGCGGTGCAGGAGGGCGCGGCCGGGGTGGACATGGGCCGGAACATCTTCCAGTCCGAGGACCCGGTGGCCATGATCCAGGCGGTGAAAAAGGTGGTCCATGAAGAGATGGCCCCGGCCGAGGCCTATCAGTTGTTTCTTGAACTGAAGAAGAAAGGCCAGGAGTAA
- a CDS encoding alcohol dehydrogenase catalytic domain-containing protein, whose amino-acid sequence MRAAVYHNNHDIRLEEMARPEPGPGELLVRIMASGICGSDVMEWYRLHKAPLVLGHEIAGQVVETGAGVTGFAVGDRVTATHHVPCQTCHYCLGGHETVCETLLHSTGFDPGGFCEYVRLLAVNVERGTWKLPDEVGYDEATFMEPLACVLRGQRRAGVRPGMSVLVLGSGLAGLLHVQLAAATGAGLVAATDLSPYRLEAARRLGADVALAAGEEVAGRIRELNDNRGVDLVIVCATTESVFTQAMEAVGRGGTILFFAPTMAGVTIPVSVNNLFWRRDVTITTSYAGGPKDCVAALELIRRGRVRVAGLISHRLGLADAATGFRLTAEARESIKVIIRPQE is encoded by the coding sequence ATGCGGGCGGCGGTATACCACAATAATCATGACATCCGGCTGGAAGAGATGGCCCGGCCCGAGCCCGGGCCGGGCGAACTTCTGGTCAGGATCATGGCCAGCGGTATCTGCGGCAGCGATGTCATGGAATGGTACCGGCTGCACAAGGCGCCCCTGGTCCTTGGCCATGAAATCGCCGGCCAGGTGGTGGAGACCGGCGCCGGGGTGACCGGCTTTGCCGTGGGCGACCGGGTGACAGCCACCCACCATGTGCCGTGCCAGACGTGCCATTATTGTTTGGGCGGTCATGAGACCGTGTGCGAGACGCTGTTGCACTCCACTGGTTTCGATCCGGGCGGGTTTTGCGAATATGTGCGGCTGTTGGCCGTAAATGTGGAGCGCGGCACCTGGAAGCTGCCGGACGAGGTGGGCTATGACGAGGCCACCTTTATGGAACCGCTGGCCTGTGTACTGCGCGGCCAGCGGCGGGCCGGAGTCCGGCCCGGGATGAGCGTGCTGGTGCTGGGCAGCGGCCTGGCCGGGCTGCTGCATGTCCAGCTGGCCGCGGCCACCGGGGCCGGGCTGGTGGCAGCCACTGATCTCAGTCCATACCGGCTGGAGGCGGCCCGTCGCCTTGGCGCCGATGTCGCCCTGGCGGCCGGCGAGGAGGTGGCCGGCCGCATCCGGGAACTGAACGATAATCGCGGCGTTGACCTGGTCATTGTCTGCGCCACAACGGAGTCGGTTTTTACCCAGGCCATGGAGGCGGTGGGCCGGGGCGGCACCATCCTGTTCTTTGCCCCGACCATGGCCGGGGTGACCATCCCGGTATCGGTGAACAACCTGTTCTGGCGCCGGGACGTGACCATCACCACCAGCTATGCCGGCGGCCCGAAAGACTGCGTTGCCGCCCTGGAGCTGATCCGCCGGGGCCGGGTGCGGGTCGCCGGGCTGATCAGCCACCGGCTCGGACTGGCCGATGCGGCCACCGGGTTTCGGTTGACCGCCGAGGCCCGGGAGTCGATCAAGGTTATCATCCGTCCCCAGGAGTGA